Proteins encoded in a region of the Triticum dicoccoides isolate Atlit2015 ecotype Zavitan chromosome 3A, WEW_v2.0, whole genome shotgun sequence genome:
- the LOC119272444 gene encoding uncharacterized protein LOC119272444, which translates to MASKDHGGGAPRDDGSDDCGCGSWTIALLLYTSFWLVMMYLPPMDSLPGIRELDGSPPCNEDKPITCSVELAGARGLEPALAPGATSPAFHLVVHVDNGHVYELCHGGSDVVVSYAGVPLARGRTPSFRLAAKDTGRWAVNVTGAGLGIPADLSRLMTAERRWGVAQLEIDMALAWQSFTCDVLVDGQPGASPCTLA; encoded by the coding sequence ATGGCATCCAAGGACCATGGAGGCGGCGCTCCTCGCGACGACGGATCTGACGATTGCGGCTGCGGGTCCTGGACGATAGCTCTGCTCCTGTACACGTCCTTCTGGCTGGTCATGATGTACCTGCCGCCGATGGATTCCTTGCCCGGGATTCGCGAGCTCGACGGCTCGCCGCCATGCAACGAGGACAAGCCGATCACGTGCTCCGTGGAGCTAGCCGGCGCCAGGGGGCTGGAGCCGGCGCTGGCTCCGGGCGCGACCTCGCCGGCCTTCCACCTCGTCGTGCACGTCGACAACGGCCACGTCTACGAGCTGTGCCATGGCGGCAGCGACGTCGTCGTCTCCTACGCGGGCGTACCCCTCGCGCGCGGGCGCACGCCGAGCTTCCGGCTGGCGGCGAAGGACACGGGGCGGTGGGCGGTGAACGTGACGGGCGCGGGGCTGGGGATCCCGGCAGATTTGTCTCGCCTCATGACGGCGGAGCGGAGATGGGGGGTGGCCCAGCTGGAGATCGACATGGCCCTGGCCTGGCAGTCCTTCACGTGCGACGTTTTGGTCGACGGACAACCCGGCGCATCACCGTGCACGCTAGCTTAA